One genomic window of Salvia miltiorrhiza cultivar Shanhuang (shh) chromosome 4, IMPLAD_Smil_shh, whole genome shotgun sequence includes the following:
- the LOC131019482 gene encoding uncharacterized protein LOC131019482 isoform X2, producing MNFRDTRSYKIYVITKSKYPSYPHQPVTLPPPLYRSSPATRPLRFTQFHLHFVHAECKMASVDAVNPPPPLGGIRVEDLTRIDINLLSQSELQALSLCSVSARRSDDVVSPQLDRTVFNESAGSRRQTYSRLHHRSHSRLPRLHPSLKPHSYPQSSSDPVSHSIVHFLKHFLNGNHNPPPPPPPPAPAAPDSPKSPAAAEVGFLGLQENVKFKRKRGRRGRNLSKPPMLLENGVGIELQRVNGRGEMVDFAELENKGDELYGEELKRRTAGLETEEAVLGVLRDLEGQWCSRRKKRKYVDAGTFGDVLPVGWKLLLGLRRRGYRVSVYCRRYISPTGQQFLSCKEAASFLRSYFSNNDAVQQRDQKTSSIQQAYALSSEMSPCPADKTDDMPHAIVAHSALAINSSSAHENEDCLMGIENLPEVQVQDIFECFKCRLTFDEKNVYLQHLFSFHQKTTKRYKLGTPVGDGVIIKDGKYECQFCHKVFQERRSYNGHVGSHVRNTGKNSGELSAPVDAPINAESVLKDGVPLRSSKMDALIEIAHNSIFGTSTNVNREETTSNHSAVVLRVEEAQAASSCHEEKSTSDPVKIQAEDFSADKTLLEDSNHGRQALTKDNGILKDDKAWSVNIETNPTCINDSPAGSCEIQKYEGSSLEVDYENRSLKPSEDHLQDAPELTVEEIMFDGGVSSVPLTESFQFFPPFDSVSNKGEHEFSVVDQKLENVTGFEELRFDDMEPFKYGFGNGQELSSLPGGSINLDSNSTIEDEFNSSVRFGQEEIMLNTLHTNQLTVCVWCRTEFKLEGIESETLSDSIGYMCPTCKAKISGHFDGGLSMDPHNF from the exons ATGAATTTCCGTGATACTCGTAGTTACAAAATCTATGTAATAACGAAATCGAAATACCCTTCTTATCCTCACCAACCTGTAACGCTGCCACCTCCACTCTACCGGTCATCACCCGCCACTCGGCCACTCCGTTTCACACAATTTCACCTCCACTTCGTGCACGCCGAATGTAAAATGGCGAGCGTCGACGCCGTCAATCCTCCGCCTCCTCTCGGGGGAATTAGGGTGGAAGACTTGACTCGTATCGACATCAACCTGCTGTCGCAGTCAGAATTGCAAGCCCTCTCTCTATGCTCCGTCTCCGCTCGCCGGAGCGACGACGTCGTGTCTCCGCAGCTAGACCGAACTGTGTTCAACGAGTCCGCCGGCAGCCGCCGCCAGACCTACTCCCGCCTCCACCACCGCTCCCATTCGCGGCTCCCTCGCCTCCACCCCTCCCTCAAACCCCACAGCTATCCCCAATCTTCCTCCGATCCCGTGAGTCACTCAATTGTCCACTTCCTCAAACACTTCCTCAATGGCAACCACAATCCCCCGCCCCCTCCGCCTCCGCCGGCACCGGCGGCGCCTGATTCGCCGAAATCCCCGGCGGCGGCCGAGGTAGGATTTCTAGGGCTACAGGAAAATGTGAAATTCAAGCGCAAAAGAGGGAGGAGAGGCAGGAATTTGAGCAAGCCGCCGATGCTTTTGGAGAATGGGGTTGGGATAGAGCTGCAGCGAGTGAATGGGAGAGGTGAGATGGTGGATTTCGCGGAATTGGAGAATAAGGGGGACGAGTTGTACGGCGAGGAATTGAAGCGGAGGACGGCGGGGTTGGAGACTGAGGAGGCTGTTTTGGGGGTTTTGAGGGATTTGGAGGGGCAGTGGTGTAGCAGGAGGAAGAAGAGGAAGTATGTCGATGCCGGCACATTCGGAGATGTGCTTCCGGTTGGCTGGAAGCTCTTGCTTGGCCTCAGAAGACGCGGTTACCGCGTCTCTGTGTATTGCCGGAGATACATAAG CCCCACTGGACAACAATTTTTGTCATGCAAAGAGGCTGCATCCTTTTTGAGATCCTATTTCAGCAATAACGATGCAGTTCAGCAAAGGGATCAGAAGACTTCTAGTATCCAGCAAGCTTATGCTTTGTCTTCAGAAATG AGTCCATGTCCAGCTGACAAGACAGATGATATGCCGCATGCCATTGTAGCCCATTCAGCATTGGCTATAAATTCATCCAGTGCACATGAGAATGAGGATTGCTTGATGGGCATAGAGAATCTCCCTGAAGTTCAAGTTCAGGACATCTTTGAATGTTTCAAATGTAGACTGACATTTGATGAGAAGAATGTTTATTTGCagcatctcttttcattccacCAGAAGACTACTAAAAGGTACAAACTTGGGACACCTGTTGGAGATGGTGTGATTATCAAAGATGGAAAATATGAATGCCAATTCTGCCACAAGGTTTTTCAGGAAAGGCGTAGTTATAATGGTCATGTAGGTAGTCATGTCAGGAACACTGGAAAAAACTCTGGTGAACTAAGTGCTCCAGTTGATGCCCCCATAAATGCTGAATCTGTGTTGAAGGACGGAGTGCCCTTAAGGTCATCAAAGATGGATGCTTTGATTGAAATTGCTCATAATTCTATATTTGGAACCTCAACTAATGTAAATCGTGAAGAAACCACATCAAATCACTCTGCTGTTGTTTTGAGAGTGGAAGAAGCTCAGGCAGCCTCCAGTTGTCATGAAGAAAAATCAACTTCAGATCCTGTTAAAATTCAAGCAGAGGATTTCAGTGCTGACAAAACACTTCTTGAAGACTCGAATCATGGTAGGCAAGCCTTGACAAAGGACAATGGTATCCTGAAGGATGATAAAGCATGGAGTGTGAACATTGAGACGAATCCCACTTGCATAAATGACTCGCCTGCTGGGTCATGTGAGATTCAGAAGTATGAAGGCAGTAGCTTGGAAGTGGATTACGAAAACAGATCCTTGAAGCCTAGTGAAGATCATCTACAAGATGCACCTGAGCTTACTGTTGAAGAGATTATGTTTGATGGTGGAGTTTCTTCAGTTCCCTTGACCGAGTCATTTCAGTTCTTCCCACCCTTTGATTCTGTGTCAAATAAG GGTGAACATGAATTTTCTGTGGTTGATCAAAAGCTTGAGAACGTTACTGGGTTTGAAGAACTCAGGTTTGATGATATGGAGCCATTCAAGTATGGTTTTGGGAATGGGCAAGAGTTGTCCTCTTTGCCAGGGGGCTCCATCAATTTGGATAGTAATAGCACGATAGAAGATGAATTTAATTCTTCAGTCAGATTTGGTCAAGAGGAAATTATGCTGAATACTCTGCACACAAATCAGCTAACTGTGTGTGTTTGGTGCAGAACAGAGTTCAAACTCGAGGGTATTGAATCAGAAACTCTATCAGATTCTATAGGTTATATGTGTCCAACGTGCAAGGCCAAAATATCTGGGCACTTTGATGGTGGTCTCTCGATGGATCCTCATAATTTCTGA
- the LOC131019482 gene encoding uncharacterized protein LOC131019482 isoform X3: MASVDAVNPPPPLGGIRVEDLTRIDINLLSQSELQALSLCSVSARRSDDVVSPQLDRTVFNESAGSRRQTYSRLHHRSHSRLPRLHPSLKPHSYPQSSSDPVSHSIVHFLKHFLNGNHNPPPPPPPPAPAAPDSPKSPAAAEVGFLGLQENVKFKRKRGRRGRNLSKPPMLLENGVGIELQRVNGRGEMVDFAELENKGDELYGEELKRRTAGLETEEAVLGVLRDLEGQWCSRRKKRKYVDAGTFGDVLPVGWKLLLGLRRRGYRVSVYCRRYISPTGQQFLSCKEAASFLRSYFSNNDAVQQRDQKTSSIQQAYALSSEMHLFSFHQKTTKRYKLGTPVGDGVIIKDGKYECQFCHKVFQERRSYNGHVGSHVRNTGKNSGELSAPVDAPINAESVLKDGVPLRSSKMDALIEIAHNSIFGTSTNVNREETTSNHSAVVLRVEEAQAASSCHEEKSTSDPVKIQAEDFSADKTLLEDSNHGRQALTKDNGILKDDKAWSVNIETNPTCINDSPAGSCEIQKYEGSSLEVDYENRSLKPSEDHLQDAPELTVEEIMFDGGVSSVPLTESFQFFPPFDSVSNKGEHEFSVVDQKLENVTGFEELRFDDMEPFKYGFGNGQELSSLPGGSINLDSNSTIEDEFNSSVRFGQEEIMLNTLHTNQLTVCVWCRTEFKLEGIESETLSDSIGYMCPTCKAKISGHFDGGLSMDPHNF, translated from the exons ATGGCGAGCGTCGACGCCGTCAATCCTCCGCCTCCTCTCGGGGGAATTAGGGTGGAAGACTTGACTCGTATCGACATCAACCTGCTGTCGCAGTCAGAATTGCAAGCCCTCTCTCTATGCTCCGTCTCCGCTCGCCGGAGCGACGACGTCGTGTCTCCGCAGCTAGACCGAACTGTGTTCAACGAGTCCGCCGGCAGCCGCCGCCAGACCTACTCCCGCCTCCACCACCGCTCCCATTCGCGGCTCCCTCGCCTCCACCCCTCCCTCAAACCCCACAGCTATCCCCAATCTTCCTCCGATCCCGTGAGTCACTCAATTGTCCACTTCCTCAAACACTTCCTCAATGGCAACCACAATCCCCCGCCCCCTCCGCCTCCGCCGGCACCGGCGGCGCCTGATTCGCCGAAATCCCCGGCGGCGGCCGAGGTAGGATTTCTAGGGCTACAGGAAAATGTGAAATTCAAGCGCAAAAGAGGGAGGAGAGGCAGGAATTTGAGCAAGCCGCCGATGCTTTTGGAGAATGGGGTTGGGATAGAGCTGCAGCGAGTGAATGGGAGAGGTGAGATGGTGGATTTCGCGGAATTGGAGAATAAGGGGGACGAGTTGTACGGCGAGGAATTGAAGCGGAGGACGGCGGGGTTGGAGACTGAGGAGGCTGTTTTGGGGGTTTTGAGGGATTTGGAGGGGCAGTGGTGTAGCAGGAGGAAGAAGAGGAAGTATGTCGATGCCGGCACATTCGGAGATGTGCTTCCGGTTGGCTGGAAGCTCTTGCTTGGCCTCAGAAGACGCGGTTACCGCGTCTCTGTGTATTGCCGGAGATACATAAG CCCCACTGGACAACAATTTTTGTCATGCAAAGAGGCTGCATCCTTTTTGAGATCCTATTTCAGCAATAACGATGCAGTTCAGCAAAGGGATCAGAAGACTTCTAGTATCCAGCAAGCTTATGCTTTGTCTTCAGAAATG catctcttttcattccacCAGAAGACTACTAAAAGGTACAAACTTGGGACACCTGTTGGAGATGGTGTGATTATCAAAGATGGAAAATATGAATGCCAATTCTGCCACAAGGTTTTTCAGGAAAGGCGTAGTTATAATGGTCATGTAGGTAGTCATGTCAGGAACACTGGAAAAAACTCTGGTGAACTAAGTGCTCCAGTTGATGCCCCCATAAATGCTGAATCTGTGTTGAAGGACGGAGTGCCCTTAAGGTCATCAAAGATGGATGCTTTGATTGAAATTGCTCATAATTCTATATTTGGAACCTCAACTAATGTAAATCGTGAAGAAACCACATCAAATCACTCTGCTGTTGTTTTGAGAGTGGAAGAAGCTCAGGCAGCCTCCAGTTGTCATGAAGAAAAATCAACTTCAGATCCTGTTAAAATTCAAGCAGAGGATTTCAGTGCTGACAAAACACTTCTTGAAGACTCGAATCATGGTAGGCAAGCCTTGACAAAGGACAATGGTATCCTGAAGGATGATAAAGCATGGAGTGTGAACATTGAGACGAATCCCACTTGCATAAATGACTCGCCTGCTGGGTCATGTGAGATTCAGAAGTATGAAGGCAGTAGCTTGGAAGTGGATTACGAAAACAGATCCTTGAAGCCTAGTGAAGATCATCTACAAGATGCACCTGAGCTTACTGTTGAAGAGATTATGTTTGATGGTGGAGTTTCTTCAGTTCCCTTGACCGAGTCATTTCAGTTCTTCCCACCCTTTGATTCTGTGTCAAATAAG GGTGAACATGAATTTTCTGTGGTTGATCAAAAGCTTGAGAACGTTACTGGGTTTGAAGAACTCAGGTTTGATGATATGGAGCCATTCAAGTATGGTTTTGGGAATGGGCAAGAGTTGTCCTCTTTGCCAGGGGGCTCCATCAATTTGGATAGTAATAGCACGATAGAAGATGAATTTAATTCTTCAGTCAGATTTGGTCAAGAGGAAATTATGCTGAATACTCTGCACACAAATCAGCTAACTGTGTGTGTTTGGTGCAGAACAGAGTTCAAACTCGAGGGTATTGAATCAGAAACTCTATCAGATTCTATAGGTTATATGTGTCCAACGTGCAAGGCCAAAATATCTGGGCACTTTGATGGTGGTCTCTCGATGGATCCTCATAATTTCTGA
- the LOC131019482 gene encoding uncharacterized protein LOC131019482 isoform X1: MASVDAVNPPPPLGGIRVEDLTRIDINLLSQSELQALSLCSVSARRSDDVVSPQLDRTVFNESAGSRRQTYSRLHHRSHSRLPRLHPSLKPHSYPQSSSDPVSHSIVHFLKHFLNGNHNPPPPPPPPAPAAPDSPKSPAAAEVGFLGLQENVKFKRKRGRRGRNLSKPPMLLENGVGIELQRVNGRGEMVDFAELENKGDELYGEELKRRTAGLETEEAVLGVLRDLEGQWCSRRKKRKYVDAGTFGDVLPVGWKLLLGLRRRGYRVSVYCRRYISPTGQQFLSCKEAASFLRSYFSNNDAVQQRDQKTSSIQQAYALSSEMLQQSPCPADKTDDMPHAIVAHSALAINSSSAHENEDCLMGIENLPEVQVQDIFECFKCRLTFDEKNVYLQHLFSFHQKTTKRYKLGTPVGDGVIIKDGKYECQFCHKVFQERRSYNGHVGSHVRNTGKNSGELSAPVDAPINAESVLKDGVPLRSSKMDALIEIAHNSIFGTSTNVNREETTSNHSAVVLRVEEAQAASSCHEEKSTSDPVKIQAEDFSADKTLLEDSNHGRQALTKDNGILKDDKAWSVNIETNPTCINDSPAGSCEIQKYEGSSLEVDYENRSLKPSEDHLQDAPELTVEEIMFDGGVSSVPLTESFQFFPPFDSVSNKGEHEFSVVDQKLENVTGFEELRFDDMEPFKYGFGNGQELSSLPGGSINLDSNSTIEDEFNSSVRFGQEEIMLNTLHTNQLTVCVWCRTEFKLEGIESETLSDSIGYMCPTCKAKISGHFDGGLSMDPHNF; this comes from the exons ATGGCGAGCGTCGACGCCGTCAATCCTCCGCCTCCTCTCGGGGGAATTAGGGTGGAAGACTTGACTCGTATCGACATCAACCTGCTGTCGCAGTCAGAATTGCAAGCCCTCTCTCTATGCTCCGTCTCCGCTCGCCGGAGCGACGACGTCGTGTCTCCGCAGCTAGACCGAACTGTGTTCAACGAGTCCGCCGGCAGCCGCCGCCAGACCTACTCCCGCCTCCACCACCGCTCCCATTCGCGGCTCCCTCGCCTCCACCCCTCCCTCAAACCCCACAGCTATCCCCAATCTTCCTCCGATCCCGTGAGTCACTCAATTGTCCACTTCCTCAAACACTTCCTCAATGGCAACCACAATCCCCCGCCCCCTCCGCCTCCGCCGGCACCGGCGGCGCCTGATTCGCCGAAATCCCCGGCGGCGGCCGAGGTAGGATTTCTAGGGCTACAGGAAAATGTGAAATTCAAGCGCAAAAGAGGGAGGAGAGGCAGGAATTTGAGCAAGCCGCCGATGCTTTTGGAGAATGGGGTTGGGATAGAGCTGCAGCGAGTGAATGGGAGAGGTGAGATGGTGGATTTCGCGGAATTGGAGAATAAGGGGGACGAGTTGTACGGCGAGGAATTGAAGCGGAGGACGGCGGGGTTGGAGACTGAGGAGGCTGTTTTGGGGGTTTTGAGGGATTTGGAGGGGCAGTGGTGTAGCAGGAGGAAGAAGAGGAAGTATGTCGATGCCGGCACATTCGGAGATGTGCTTCCGGTTGGCTGGAAGCTCTTGCTTGGCCTCAGAAGACGCGGTTACCGCGTCTCTGTGTATTGCCGGAGATACATAAG CCCCACTGGACAACAATTTTTGTCATGCAAAGAGGCTGCATCCTTTTTGAGATCCTATTTCAGCAATAACGATGCAGTTCAGCAAAGGGATCAGAAGACTTCTAGTATCCAGCAAGCTTATGCTTTGTCTTCAGAAATG CTGCAACAGAGTCCATGTCCAGCTGACAAGACAGATGATATGCCGCATGCCATTGTAGCCCATTCAGCATTGGCTATAAATTCATCCAGTGCACATGAGAATGAGGATTGCTTGATGGGCATAGAGAATCTCCCTGAAGTTCAAGTTCAGGACATCTTTGAATGTTTCAAATGTAGACTGACATTTGATGAGAAGAATGTTTATTTGCagcatctcttttcattccacCAGAAGACTACTAAAAGGTACAAACTTGGGACACCTGTTGGAGATGGTGTGATTATCAAAGATGGAAAATATGAATGCCAATTCTGCCACAAGGTTTTTCAGGAAAGGCGTAGTTATAATGGTCATGTAGGTAGTCATGTCAGGAACACTGGAAAAAACTCTGGTGAACTAAGTGCTCCAGTTGATGCCCCCATAAATGCTGAATCTGTGTTGAAGGACGGAGTGCCCTTAAGGTCATCAAAGATGGATGCTTTGATTGAAATTGCTCATAATTCTATATTTGGAACCTCAACTAATGTAAATCGTGAAGAAACCACATCAAATCACTCTGCTGTTGTTTTGAGAGTGGAAGAAGCTCAGGCAGCCTCCAGTTGTCATGAAGAAAAATCAACTTCAGATCCTGTTAAAATTCAAGCAGAGGATTTCAGTGCTGACAAAACACTTCTTGAAGACTCGAATCATGGTAGGCAAGCCTTGACAAAGGACAATGGTATCCTGAAGGATGATAAAGCATGGAGTGTGAACATTGAGACGAATCCCACTTGCATAAATGACTCGCCTGCTGGGTCATGTGAGATTCAGAAGTATGAAGGCAGTAGCTTGGAAGTGGATTACGAAAACAGATCCTTGAAGCCTAGTGAAGATCATCTACAAGATGCACCTGAGCTTACTGTTGAAGAGATTATGTTTGATGGTGGAGTTTCTTCAGTTCCCTTGACCGAGTCATTTCAGTTCTTCCCACCCTTTGATTCTGTGTCAAATAAG GGTGAACATGAATTTTCTGTGGTTGATCAAAAGCTTGAGAACGTTACTGGGTTTGAAGAACTCAGGTTTGATGATATGGAGCCATTCAAGTATGGTTTTGGGAATGGGCAAGAGTTGTCCTCTTTGCCAGGGGGCTCCATCAATTTGGATAGTAATAGCACGATAGAAGATGAATTTAATTCTTCAGTCAGATTTGGTCAAGAGGAAATTATGCTGAATACTCTGCACACAAATCAGCTAACTGTGTGTGTTTGGTGCAGAACAGAGTTCAAACTCGAGGGTATTGAATCAGAAACTCTATCAGATTCTATAGGTTATATGTGTCCAACGTGCAAGGCCAAAATATCTGGGCACTTTGATGGTGGTCTCTCGATGGATCCTCATAATTTCTGA